In Triticum aestivum cultivar Chinese Spring chromosome 5B, IWGSC CS RefSeq v2.1, whole genome shotgun sequence, the following proteins share a genomic window:
- the LOC123112061 gene encoding uncharacterized protein gives MASRRRPPRPNTMAMDQALPDLLSRLPAFLSTRSTTGRPDPSHLTRRRSFPACLAALSIRTTSPDSAAIVAKAAPVSATAQEVSSSPSLSSSGWAVDDLLQFSLRAPSTALMVYHKSIRDKKSEVQLKRINSRRMKK, from the exons ATGGCgagccgccgccgacctcctcgGCCG AACACCATGGCCATGGACCAAGCTCTGCCAGACCTTCTCTCGCGACTTCCGGCCTTCCTctcgaccagatcgacgacgggaCGCCCAGATCCGAGTCATCTGACACGACGCCGTTCGTTTCCGGCTTGCCTAGCCGCACTGAGCATCCGAACCACCTCCCCAGACAGCGCCGCCATCGTCGCCAAGGCGGCGCCGGTCTCGGCCACGGCGCAGGAGGTGTCGTCATCACCGTCCTTGTCATCATCTGGCTGGGCCGTCGACGATCTCCTGCAGTTCTCCCTACGGGCACCGTCGACGGCACTGATGGTCTATCACAAATCAATCAG GGATAAGAAAAGCGAGGTGCAACTCAAGCGAATAAACAGTAGAAGAATGAAGAAGTAA